Proteins encoded by one window of Dryocola sp. LX212:
- the lpxA gene encoding acyl-ACP--UDP-N-acetylglucosamine O-acyltransferase, which yields MSISPLARVASSSVVESGVVLGAHVSIGPYCVISAGVVIGEGTSIASHSVITGLTTIGRDNIFGSYASVGEVNQDLKYAGEPTTLVIGDRNHVGKHATFHRGTVQGISSTIIGNDNRFLNNVHVGHDCVVGDRTQIGDNSGLAGHVELADEVEIGFMCAIHQFCMLGTAAKVISQSAVVQDVPPFVIASGNRAAPKGINNTAPAFLALELYQQILVIQLYERFYHQALSIDEVKATLKAGESDYPIIAVYNEFFARSARGIIR from the coding sequence ATGTCTATTTCACCGCTTGCCCGGGTGGCCAGCAGCAGCGTGGTCGAGTCCGGCGTGGTGCTTGGCGCGCACGTTAGCATTGGCCCTTATTGTGTTATTTCCGCAGGCGTGGTGATTGGCGAGGGCACCTCCATCGCCTCCCACTCGGTGATAACCGGCCTGACGACCATCGGGCGCGATAATATCTTTGGCTCGTACGCCTCCGTTGGCGAGGTGAATCAGGATCTTAAATATGCCGGTGAGCCCACCACGCTGGTGATTGGGGACCGCAATCATGTCGGTAAGCACGCCACTTTTCATCGCGGGACGGTGCAGGGCATCAGCTCGACTATCATCGGTAATGACAACAGGTTCTTAAACAACGTTCACGTCGGGCACGACTGCGTCGTCGGTGACCGGACGCAGATTGGCGACAACAGCGGCCTTGCCGGGCACGTCGAACTTGCCGATGAGGTGGAGATTGGTTTCATGTGCGCCATCCATCAGTTCTGCATGCTGGGGACGGCGGCGAAGGTGATCAGCCAGTCCGCCGTCGTGCAGGACGTCCCGCCCTTCGTCATCGCCAGCGGCAACAGGGCGGCCCCGAAGGGAATTAACAACACGGCACCGGCCTTTCTCGCGCTGGAGCTTTATCAGCAGATTCTGGTTATCCAGCTGTACGAAAGGTTTTATCACCAGGCGCTGAGCATCGATGAAGTGAAAGCGACGTTGAAAGCAGGAGAGAGCGACTATCCCATTATTGCGGTGTACAACGAGTTTTTTGCGCGTTCGGCGCGGGGAATTATTCGCTAG